CGCCGCGGCCGCCATCGCTTTCGTCTCTTTCTTCGTTTCCTGCTTCTTGATGTCGATCGCGCCCTTGAAGTACGCGCCGTCCTCGATCACGATGCGCTGCGTGGCGATGTCGCCCACGAGCACCGCCGAGCGCTTCAGCTCCACGCGCTCGTCGCCCTGCACGTTCCCGTCGACCTTGCCGTGCACCGTGATGTCGCGCGCGTGCACGTTCGCGCGGATCCGCCCGTTCGGCCCGATCGTCAGGCTGTGGTCGCGCAGCTCGATGTTGCCTTCCACCTCGCCGTCGAGATACAGGTCCTCGCTGCCGGAAAGCTCGCCCTTGATCAGCACGCTCTTGCCGATGTGCGCCACGTCGGCGCGGAAATTGTCAGCACTCTTCGGAAAATCCATGCGAGCCTCCTTCGTCACTGGCGGGGTTGCGGCCGGCGCGCTCGGTTGCGGCGCCGCGGGCGTGGCTGGCTTCTCATCGCGCTTCCACATTCTCGTTCTCCTGGTTCACATTAGCTACGGCTGCACGGATATCCCGGGAGCGATGCGCTGCAAGATGCCGTTTCACAATAGCTTGGGGCCACTATACCCGCCTTTCCCGCTGCGGCCAATCGGGTTTTTCTCTGTCACGCGTCCCTCAGGACGGCTCTCGTCTGCCGCACGTAGCGCCGGCGTTTTCGCGCCGCTTCCTAGAGCTCCCGCCTTCCGGTCTCGCCGCCGCCGATGCACCGCGATGCAAAGTGGTGGCACTCCGATGCTAACTGTTGAGTACATGAGACTTGCTGTCTATGTACTTAATGGTACATATCGCAGAACTCGCCAGCAATTGCCCGTATGCGATTGATTCTGCTAGCTCTAGAAACTTCACCTTAGTACTTTCCTCTTCCCGGACTTTGGCCACGCCGTTGCTATTACCCAGGCGTCGGCCCTGACGGAACTGTCGCGCCGGATTGGCTGAGACCGAAAACCAGGGGAACAGCGGTTTCAGTCTGACGGGTGCGAATCAAACCAATGGGACTGCCTTTTCTGGACAGGGCCGACATAAAGGCCTAATACATCCTCCTTCCTTACGCCGGCTCTGCTCACGCGGAGCCGGTTTTTTGTGCGCTAGATACACCTGGGTACTAAGTGCAACGGCTTTGCCCGCGCTGCCGTCTAATCGTGAGAGGCAGGATCTCCCCATGCTCCCGTGCTCCAAGCCGCTCGTCTGCGCCGCGTTCTTCGCGCTGGTCTCGCTCGCGCCCGCGCAGGTCCAGCTCCAGTCCAGCTCGGCGAACGAGCTGGTGCGCCGCGTCATCGCCAACGAAGACCGCTCCAGCAAGAGCGGGCCGCGCTACATGTACAAGATCCGCGAGGTCAAGCCCGAGCGCACCGTCACCAAGGAGCTCATCGAGACCAACGATGGCGCCGTCGCGCGCCTCGTCGCGGTCAACGACCAGCCGCCCACGCCGCAGCAGCGCGCCTCCGACGAGAAGAAGCTCGACAAGCTGGTGAACGATCCGGACGCGTTGCGCGAGCGCAAGAAAGACCAAGCCGAGGATGAGCGCCGCACCCGCCTCATGGTCCACGCGCTCCCCGACGCCTTCCTCTACGAGTTCGACGGCACCGAGGTGCTGAACGGCGTCCAGACCTCGCGGCTCGCCTTCCGGCCCAACCCGGACTTCGATCCGCCTTCGCGCGAGACGATGGTCTACAAGGGCATGCGCGGCCACATGTGGATCGAGCCCAAGGCGGAGCGCCTGGTCCGCATCGACGCCACGCTCTTCGACGACGTGACTTTCGGCTGGGGCATCCTCGGGCGCCTCAACAAGGGCGGGCATTTCCTCGTCGAGCAGTCGCAGATCGGCCCCAACCGCTGGGAGACCACGCGCATGCAGCTCGACTTCGTCGGCAAGGCGCTGCTGTTCAAGACCATCAAGATCAAGGAAGACGAGCGCGCCTCGGACTTCCGCCAGGTGCCGGCGAACCTCACCATCGCGCAGGGCGTCCAACAGCTCCGCAAGTCCGACCAAGTGGTCGCGGAATCCACCGCCACCGCCTCCGGCTCGCCGCGCCACTGAATCGTCGTGTAAGCGCCGGCGACTCGCCGGCGCGATCGGAGAATGCGATCCCGTCCGCCTCTAGCTGGCCGACGCCCGTCCCGCGCGGATCGTCTCTTTCCTCACCGTCAACTTCTCAATGAGATCCTCGCGCACCTTGTACCCGGTGCCCGGAGCATCCGAAACCGTGATGGTCCCCTGCTTGCTTACCTCGACCTCGGGCTCGATCACATCCTCTTTCCAGTACCGCTTCGACGCGG
The Terriglobales bacterium genome window above contains:
- a CDS encoding polymer-forming cytoskeletal protein; the protein is MDFPKSADNFRADVAHIGKSVLIKGELSGSEDLYLDGEVEGNIELRDHSLTIGPNGRIRANVHARDITVHGKVDGNVQGDERVELKRSAVLVGDIATQRIVIEDGAYFKGAIDIKKQETKKETKAMAAAASYASPSSSTGPAAYNAAPASGPQSSLLDEKKYS